From the genome of Bacteroidales bacterium, one region includes:
- a CDS encoding SDR family NAD(P)-dependent oxidoreductase, producing MPALKKTETVLITGGSSGIGFALAKEFASRGYKLILVSNQKEQLHIAAEKLQNKYSTETHTLFLNLALPEAAAELFNWCQTNQLQVDVLVNNAGVFFFGEVVKNDIKKIETILSLHVNTPAMLCRLFGEEMKQRRSGNIIIISSLAAYMPYPGIAFYAATKRFLKSFACSLRTEMIDYNVNVTCVCPGAVSTDLYDLSAAGHKKALKMGIMMRPEKLARKIVRAMNRHTSILIPGFINRVFLPFLFIIPHGLITLVRRYSKLLPPDQS from the coding sequence ATGCCTGCTTTAAAAAAAACAGAAACAGTATTGATTACCGGGGGAAGCTCCGGAATAGGTTTTGCTTTAGCCAAAGAATTTGCATCGCGGGGCTATAAACTGATACTGGTAAGCAATCAAAAAGAACAACTTCATATTGCTGCCGAAAAACTACAAAATAAATATAGCACAGAAACACACACATTGTTTTTAAATCTTGCCTTACCGGAAGCCGCGGCAGAGCTTTTTAACTGGTGTCAGACAAATCAGTTGCAGGTTGACGTACTGGTGAATAATGCAGGTGTGTTTTTTTTTGGTGAAGTGGTAAAAAATGATATAAAAAAAATTGAAACTATTTTGTCACTTCATGTAAACACTCCTGCAATGCTTTGCCGCTTGTTCGGCGAAGAAATGAAACAAAGGCGTAGTGGCAACATCATTATCATTTCATCTCTTGCGGCCTATATGCCTTATCCCGGCATAGCTTTTTACGCGGCCACAAAACGCTTCCTGAAAAGTTTTGCATGCTCCCTGCGCACCGAGATGATTGATTACAATGTGAATGTTACCTGTGTGTGCCCCGGCGCTGTTTCTACAGATCTTTACGATCTGAGTGCTGCGGGACATAAAAAAGCTTTAAAAATGGGCATCATGATGCGTCCCGAAAAGCTTGCCAGAAAAATTGTAAGGGCTATGAATCGCCATACATCCATTTTAATACCCGGGTTTATCAACCGTGTTTTTCTGCCTTTCCTTTTTATTATACCTCACGGACTTATAACTCTGGTAAGACGCTATTCAAAGCTTTTACCTCCCGATCAATCTTAA
- a CDS encoding NADH:flavin oxidoreductase produces the protein MTDTPKLFSPAFIGPVKLRNRTIRAAAFEGMCPDNRPSQMLLDYHCSVASGEIGMSTVAYASVTRDGLSFPHQLWLRKEIIPELKKLTEAIHNEGAAASIQLGHCGNMSKKSMAGRMPLSPSGGLNIYSPTWSKKMTKDDIADIAQAFGNAVNIARESGFDAVEVHAGHGYLISQFLSPYTNHRKDEFGGTLENRARFMKMALQNVMKAAKNDMAVVVKTNMSDGFRGGMEIDECLQVARMIEEEGVHAMVLSGGFVSKAPMYVMRGNMPIRTLTYYMKNIPLKLGVGLAGRWMIPSIPFTEAYFLEDALKFRKELKLPLIYVGGLISGKKIDEVLDCGFEFVSMARALLNEPGFVKRLKTDREARSQCVCSNYCIARMYSIEMACHQHVKNLPMCLAKELKIMK, from the coding sequence TTGACTGACACACCCAAACTATTCAGCCCTGCATTTATTGGTCCTGTAAAATTACGCAACCGTACTATTCGTGCCGCAGCTTTCGAAGGCATGTGCCCGGACAACCGCCCTTCGCAAATGTTGCTTGATTACCACTGTTCCGTTGCTTCAGGTGAAATTGGTATGTCAACTGTAGCTTATGCTTCCGTGACACGCGATGGACTATCGTTTCCGCATCAACTATGGTTGAGAAAAGAGATTATTCCGGAACTGAAAAAGTTAACCGAAGCAATTCATAACGAAGGCGCTGCAGCATCTATACAATTAGGGCATTGTGGCAATATGTCGAAAAAAAGCATGGCGGGCAGAATGCCTTTGTCCCCATCAGGCGGATTAAACATTTATTCGCCCACATGGTCGAAAAAAATGACAAAAGACGATATCGCTGATATTGCCCAAGCCTTTGGTAACGCAGTAAATATTGCACGCGAATCGGGCTTCGATGCCGTGGAAGTTCATGCCGGCCATGGATATCTCATTAGTCAATTTCTCTCTCCCTACACCAATCATCGCAAAGATGAATTTGGCGGCACACTGGAAAACCGTGCACGTTTTATGAAAATGGCACTTCAAAATGTAATGAAAGCCGCTAAAAACGATATGGCGGTGGTGGTAAAAACAAACATGAGTGATGGGTTTCGCGGAGGAATGGAAATTGACGAATGCCTTCAGGTAGCCCGAATGATTGAAGAAGAAGGTGTTCATGCTATGGTGTTAAGCGGAGGCTTTGTTAGCAAAGCTCCTATGTATGTAATGCGAGGCAACATGCCCATAAGAACACTGACGTATTATATGAAAAACATTCCGCTGAAGTTGGGTGTTGGCCTTGCAGGAAGGTGGATGATTCCTTCGATTCCTTTTACTGAAGCTTATTTTCTGGAGGACGCATTAAAATTCCGGAAAGAGTTAAAACTTCCGCTTATCTACGTTGGAGGCTTGATATCAGGAAAAAAAATTGATGAAGTGCTTGATTGCGGTTTTGAATTTGTTTCCATGGCCCGGGCGTTGTTGAACGAACCGGGTTTTGTTAAACGGCTGAAAACAGACAGGGAAGCAAGAAGCCAATGTGTTTGCAGCAATTACTGTATTGCCAGAATGTATTCCATCGAGATGGCTTGCCACCAGCATGTTAAAAATCTGCCAATGTGTTTGGCAAAAGAACTAAAAATTATGAAATAG